TAGGAAGCATGCTCTACCTTAATGCCGCGATAATATTGATCAAAGCGCTCGTGCACGAAGCCAAGCTGATCGGTCTCTGCCTTGGTTTGGAGTACCTGATCATTTTTGGTGAGCTGCAGTTGATCGGTAAGAGCTTTGCGTGCTTCGCTGAGGCTGTAGGCTTGGCTACCTGGCTTGAAGTGCACAAAAGCGGGCGTACCATCCTCGGCGACTAGTTTCCGTTGTACCCGGTTGAGGTCCTGTGCTTGGGCATTGGCGTGAACAAGGCCACCCAATAGGAGTAAGGCAGCGGCGGAGTACTTGTGGGACATAAAGTGGGGTTTAGATTGTGTAGAAATGATAGAGCAGCTTGGATTTGCAAATAGGAGGGTTCTAACTTAATCAGATTTTAATCCTCTTACCTTCGCATGTCACAATCGCAGCGGTATTGTCCATAATCAGCGTTCTATATATTATGCAGTAAGCTCGTAATCAGTACTATGACCTGCACCGGGTAGGGCAACGCTAGCTTTTTGCTCCGGAATTTTTCGCCTTATAAGGCCTTGACACTCCCCTTCATCCAGAACCTCTCTTTCTTCTCTTCTACTATGACTTCTTCCAATGCTGCTTTGCTTACCAACCGCTGGAACCTAGCCGGCCGTACGGCCCTCGTCACCGGGGCATCGAAAGGAATCGGTGCGGCCGTTGCCGCTGAGCTGCTCCAGTTTGGCGCCACAGTGCTAGCAGTAGCTCGCCAAGCTGAAACCCTGGAAACGCAAGTGGCCGAATGGCGCGCCCAGGGCCTGGATGCGCATGCCCTAGCTGCCGACGTGAGCACCGCCGCCGGACGGGCTGCCCTGCTCGAAGCGGTACAACAACACACGCCCAAACTGGATATCCTGGTGAATAACGTGGGCACCAACATCCGCAAGAAGACACCGGCTTATAGCTCCGACGAATACCAGCACATTATGGCGACGAACCTAGAGTCGACGTTTGAGCTGTGCCGCCTGGCATACCCGTTGTTGCAGGCTGCGGCCGGAAGTAGCATCGTTAATATCTCTTCAGTGGCCGGGTTGCAGCACGTTCGCACCGGCGCCATCTACGGCATGACCAAAGCCGCCATGATTCAGCTCACTCGCAACCTAGCCGTGGAGTGGGCCGCCGACAAGATTCGGGTGAACGTAGTGGCCCCTTGGTACATCCAGACCCCGCTGGCCGCTGGCGTACTCAGCAACGATGACTATCGAAATGAAGTGCTAAGTCGCACCCCCATGCAGCGCATCGGCGAGCCGGAAGAGGTGGCTGCGGCTGTAGCTTTCCTTTGTCTGCCGGCAGCTAGCTACATCACGGGCCAATGCCTGAGCGTGGACGGTGGCTTCACGGTAAACGGGTTTTAAAGAAGTAGCGCGAAGCTCTCGCTTCGCGTACCGTTGAACGACTTGCACCTAAGTGGCACAAGGATTATCGTTCAATGGTACGCGAAGCGGGAGCTTCGCGCTACATTTTCTAGTGGGTACCCTATCCTAGGGTTACTTTATCTGATCTGGCTTGTAGAAACGCGCCGTAGCGTATTCCTACAAGTTCTACTGTTTCAGAGCTAGGTAATCGGCGGCTAGCGTGGCTAGCGTCTTGACACCTAGGGTGAAGCCGCTTTCGTCGAGCATAAAGCCGGGCGTGTGGTGCGGCGCCGTGGTAGCGGGGTCGGTGCCCTTGCTCATGCCACCCACAAACACGAAAAAGCCCGGCACTTTCTCCTGGAAATAAGCAAAGTCTTCGGCGCCGGTTACGGCCTTTTGCACGCTCACCTTATCGGCGCCGGCGGCGGTACGCAAGGAGGGCACCATCAGCTCCGTGAGTTGCGGGTTGTTGTACGTCACAGGCGCGTAGTTCTGAATGGATACGTCGGCCGTGGCGCCAGCACTTTCGGCAATGTTGGTGGCCGTGCGGCGGATAGCGGCCCAGATTTTTTGCTGCATGTCTTTATCGAGCGTGCGGATAGTGCCGGTCAGCTCCACTTGCTCCGGGATAATGTTGTTGCGCACGCCGCCGTGTATCATACCCACCGTAATCACCGCCGCATCTGATGTCAGTTCCGTTTGGCGGCTCACGATAGTTTGCAGGCCCATGATAATCTGCGCGGCCGTCACTACGGGGTCAACAGCCAGCCAAGGGTAAGCACCGTGCGCCGATTTACCCTTCACCACAATGTTGAACACATCGGAGCTGGCCATTTCGCCGCCAGACCGGTACGAGAGCTTGCCGACTTCCGTTTGAGCCTGAATGTGCACGCCAAAAATGGCATCCACCTTCGGATTTTCGAGGGCCCCCTCTTTCACCATCAGCTTGGCGCCTCCTTCCTCGCCGGGCAGCGAACCTTCTTCGGCGGGTTGGAAGATAAACTTCACGGTGCCCGGCAAATCTTTCCTGACTTGGCTCAAAACCTCAGCCGCGCCCATAAGCATGGCCACGTGCGAATCGTGGCCGCAGGCGTGCATCACGCCCACTTCCTGGCCGTTGTAAGTGGCCTTGGCTTTCGACATGAACGACAGGCTGTTGCTTTCCGTCACGGGCAAGCCATCCATGTCGGCGCGCAGAGCTACCACGGGGCCGGGCTTGCCCCCTTTCAGAATGCCAATAACGCCCGTACGAGCCACGCCGGTTTTTACTTCGATCCCTAGGCTTTTGAGGTGAGCCGCAACAATGCCAGCCGTGCGCGTTTCGTGATTACCTAGCTCTGGATGCTCGTGCAAGTCACGGCGCCAGGCAATCACCTTCGATTCCTCTTGGGCAGCTAGCTTGGCAATTCGCGCATCCAGGGCGGCATTGGATGCAGGAGGAGCCGCCGCGACAGTCGTTAGCAGGGTTGAGGCAAGCAGTGCGTAAGCAAGTTTCATAGAGGAAAAACAAGGAGCTGAAAAACGGCTCGTAAGGTACAATGCGGTTGCCATTCAGCCATAACCGATTCGGCTAGCTATTTTTGTCTCTTCAACGGCCCTGATGGTCGCTGCTGGATGGAGCTAGATGTTTATTACAAAGAATGAGGAGCCTGCGGTGGCGGCTCCCTTACCGCATAGGGGCACAAGAACGTGGGCGTGGGCGTGGAAAAATTTCAGTTTTCGGTGGCAGCTGGGCTTAGGTCTGTTGCTTGGTGGTTGTTTGGCGTTTGGAATGCCGCATTACTTCGCTCTCATTGAGGCGAGACACGGACGCGTGCTCGCTGATCCGCTGCTGGCGCGTCTGCCAGCCTTCGACACGTCCTGGATAACCTTCACGATTATCTACCTGAGTATTCTGATGGCGCTGATTCATTTGGGGCAGCGGCCGCTGGCGTTTGTGCGGGTGCTGTGGTCCTATTGCATCATGCACCTGATTCGGATCGGTACGCTTTGGCTAGCGCCTCTCGACCCTCCCACAGGCCTTGTGCTCCTGCACGACCCTATTGTGGATACGTTGTTTTATCCGACTAACCCTATTACGAAAGATCTGTTTTTCTCTGGCCACACAGCTACCCTTATGCTCCTATCATTGGGCGTGCAGAGTCTGTGGCTCCGGCGTATGTTGCTGGTTGCCACTGCTGCTGTCGGTTTTCTGGTGTTGGTGCAGCACGCGCATTACACCTCCGATGTGCTAGCTGCACCAGTGTTTGCAGGGCTGAGCTATTGGCTCGCTGGCAAGTTGGGTGGGAAGAGCTACACTGCTTAACTGAACGTGTGTAGAGACACATACTTGTGTCTTATCGTTGAACGATGGCGCTGCAACATTTACGCTAGAATAACCTAGGTAAACAACATCAGCAACGCGCAAAGACACAACTATGTGCCTTTACTTCAAATGCTTTTCGTAGAGGCCAGCCGCAATTTTCTCCGTCACCGCCTTCGGCACGAAGCTCGTCAGAGTCGCCGAAATCTTGTTGAGCGCCCCCGGAATAATCTCTGCTTCGCCGGCTAGCATCGCCGTGATACCGATGCGGGCTACGTCTTCTGGCGTCATCCCGAACTTATTAGCCGTGGCTTGCAAGTCGGCGTTCATGCCAGCGCGGTTTGGGAAATCGGTATTAGTCGCCCCAGGGCTAAGGCACGTCACCGAAACCGACGTGCCACGCAATTCATAGCGCAGACCGCGGCTGAAAGTGAGTAAAAACGCCTTGCTGGCTGCGTACAGCGAGAGAGTCGGAACGGCTTGGTAGGCCGCCGTGCTGGCTACGTTCAGAACGTATGCTTTCGGCTGCTGCCGCAACAGCGGTAACAAATGGTGCATCAGCTCGACGGGAACCATCATGTTAAGCTGAAGCATATTCTGCTGATCTGCGAGGGACAAATCCTCGAAGCGGCCCCACAAGCCATATCCCGCATTGTTGATCAACACCGCCAGATCGGGCGCTTGGACGTTAGCCCACTCAGCCACGCGCCCAGCGGCACCCGGTGCAGCTAGGTCGGTAGCCAACACTTGCGCTTGCACCTTGTGAGCTGC
This Hymenobacter sp. GOD-10R DNA region includes the following protein-coding sequences:
- a CDS encoding SDR family oxidoreductase is translated as MTSSNAALLTNRWNLAGRTALVTGASKGIGAAVAAELLQFGATVLAVARQAETLETQVAEWRAQGLDAHALAADVSTAAGRAALLEAVQQHTPKLDILVNNVGTNIRKKTPAYSSDEYQHIMATNLESTFELCRLAYPLLQAAAGSSIVNISSVAGLQHVRTGAIYGMTKAAMIQLTRNLAVEWAADKIRVNVVAPWYIQTPLAAGVLSNDDYRNEVLSRTPMQRIGEPEEVAAAVAFLCLPAASYITGQCLSVDGGFTVNGF
- a CDS encoding amidohydrolase, with amino-acid sequence MKLAYALLASTLLTTVAAAPPASNAALDARIAKLAAQEESKVIAWRRDLHEHPELGNHETRTAGIVAAHLKSLGIEVKTGVARTGVIGILKGGKPGPVVALRADMDGLPVTESNSLSFMSKAKATYNGQEVGVMHACGHDSHVAMLMGAAEVLSQVRKDLPGTVKFIFQPAEEGSLPGEEGGAKLMVKEGALENPKVDAIFGVHIQAQTEVGKLSYRSGGEMASSDVFNIVVKGKSAHGAYPWLAVDPVVTAAQIIMGLQTIVSRQTELTSDAAVITVGMIHGGVRNNIIPEQVELTGTIRTLDKDMQQKIWAAIRRTATNIAESAGATADVSIQNYAPVTYNNPQLTELMVPSLRTAAGADKVSVQKAVTGAEDFAYFQEKVPGFFVFVGGMSKGTDPATTAPHHTPGFMLDESGFTLGVKTLATLAADYLALKQ
- a CDS encoding phosphatase PAP2-related protein produces the protein MPHYFALIEARHGRVLADPLLARLPAFDTSWITFTIIYLSILMALIHLGQRPLAFVRVLWSYCIMHLIRIGTLWLAPLDPPTGLVLLHDPIVDTLFYPTNPITKDLFFSGHTATLMLLSLGVQSLWLRRMLLVATAAVGFLVLVQHAHYTSDVLAAPVFAGLSYWLAGKLGGKSYTA
- a CDS encoding SDR family oxidoreductase, which translates into the protein MKTALVTGASRGIGRALATELAQRGYNLLLVARSADALAQLATELSAAHKVQAQVLATDLAAPGAAGRVAEWANVQAPDLAVLINNAGYGLWGRFEDLSLADQQNMLQLNMMVPVELMHHLLPLLRQQPKAYVLNVASTAAYQAVPTLSLYAASKAFLLTFSRGLRYELRGTSVSVTCLSPGATNTDFPNRAGMNADLQATANKFGMTPEDVARIGITAMLAGEAEIIPGALNKISATLTSFVPKAVTEKIAAGLYEKHLK